In a genomic window of Streptomyces kaniharaensis:
- a CDS encoding VOC family protein: MQKITTFLWFDDQAEEAAAFYTSLFPNSRITRVARYGETGPGAAGSVMTVDFELAGQKYTALNGGPAFTFTEAISLQVECADQQEVDELWAKLTADGGQEAPCGWLKDRYGLSWQITPRVLLDLVAGPDRAKADRVMAAMMRMQKIEIQPLLDAAGG, encoded by the coding sequence ATGCAGAAAATCACCACCTTTCTCTGGTTCGACGACCAGGCCGAAGAGGCCGCCGCCTTCTACACGTCGCTCTTCCCCAACTCCCGTATCACCCGGGTCGCCCGCTACGGCGAGACCGGTCCCGGCGCCGCCGGCTCGGTCATGACCGTCGACTTCGAACTCGCCGGCCAGAAGTACACGGCCCTCAACGGCGGCCCGGCGTTCACCTTCACCGAGGCGATCTCGCTCCAGGTGGAGTGCGCCGACCAGCAGGAGGTCGACGAGCTCTGGGCCAAGCTCACCGCCGACGGCGGCCAGGAGGCGCCGTGCGGCTGGCTCAAGGACCGCTACGGCCTCTCCTGGCAGATCACGCCGCGCGTCCTGCTGGACCTGGTCGCCGGCCCGGACCGGGCCAAGGCCGACCGCGTGATGGCCGCGATGATGCGCATGCAGAAGATCGAGATCCAGCCGCTGCTCGACGCGGCCGGGGGCTGA
- a CDS encoding SRPBCC domain-containing protein has translation MAAPADHTTAHRTAVYLRATPERVWHALTNADESGLYWGHRNVSTWLPGAPWEHQRADDSGIADVIGIVEAVDRPHRLVTSWSPSEQPGPAGPSRVTFEIQGWRDLTRLTVSHERLADEAEVAEAARGWEAVLSNLKTYLETGHPLPQQPWTMP, from the coding sequence ATGGCCGCACCCGCTGACCACACCACCGCCCACCGCACCGCCGTCTACCTGCGCGCCACGCCCGAGCGCGTGTGGCACGCACTCACCAACGCCGACGAGTCCGGCCTCTACTGGGGCCACCGCAACGTCTCCACCTGGCTGCCCGGCGCCCCCTGGGAGCACCAGCGCGCCGACGACTCCGGGATCGCCGACGTCATCGGCATCGTCGAGGCCGTCGACCGCCCGCACCGCCTGGTCACCAGCTGGTCCCCATCGGAGCAGCCCGGCCCGGCCGGGCCGTCCCGGGTCACCTTCGAGATCCAGGGCTGGCGGGACCTCACCCGGCTCACCGTCAGTCACGAGCGCCTCGCCGACGAGGCCGAGGTGGCGGAGGCGGCCAGGGGCTGGGAGGCCGTCCTGTCCAACCTCAAGACCTACCTGGAGACGGGCCACCCGCTGCCACAGCAGCCCTGGACGATGCCCTGA
- a CDS encoding FUSC family protein encodes MALLPESLTVALRRGAREPFVVQTVRATVAATLSYAVATQLSNEPAPLTAPLTALLVVQVTVYSTLKTSIRRVNSVVVGVLIAIGFSAVVGLSWWSLGLIILASLTIGRFVRVEEFVQEVAISAMLILGVTKLASQAWDRVLETLIGAAVGLLFNLLFAPPVWVDTAGESIEDLARRARHLLLDIAEELGRPIPVARAAERLHEARRLDQAISEVDAALRQAEDSLRLNPRISEGLLSRLVLRTGLDTLEICVVVIRVLARSLTDLAKRREPGERLFPPDVAVALEELLTHVGGAMVSFAVLVTTQVSRNAEEAEQRLAAELAAALTCRENVAHLLLRKVQEHPEAWQLHGALLAEVDRILDELDLEHRSRRLMEELDRASVASRERFSRFAGLRRWVRGERRRPAVEAGR; translated from the coding sequence ATGGCCCTTCTCCCGGAGTCCCTCACGGTCGCCCTCCGCCGTGGCGCCCGAGAACCGTTCGTCGTCCAGACCGTCCGCGCGACGGTGGCCGCCACCCTCTCGTACGCGGTGGCGACGCAGCTCAGCAACGAGCCGGCCCCGCTGACGGCGCCGCTCACCGCGCTGCTGGTGGTGCAGGTCACCGTCTACTCGACGCTGAAGACCAGCATCCGCCGGGTCAACTCGGTGGTGGTCGGCGTACTGATCGCGATCGGGTTCAGCGCCGTGGTGGGGCTCTCCTGGTGGAGCCTCGGACTGATCATCCTGGCCTCGCTGACGATCGGCCGGTTCGTCCGGGTCGAGGAGTTCGTCCAGGAGGTCGCGATCAGCGCGATGCTGATCCTGGGCGTCACCAAGCTGGCCTCGCAGGCCTGGGACCGGGTGCTGGAGACGCTGATCGGCGCCGCCGTCGGCCTGCTGTTCAACCTGCTGTTCGCCCCGCCGGTCTGGGTGGACACCGCCGGCGAGTCGATCGAGGACCTGGCCCGGCGGGCCCGCCACCTGCTGCTGGACATCGCCGAGGAGCTGGGCCGCCCCATCCCCGTCGCCCGGGCCGCGGAGCGGCTGCACGAGGCGCGCCGGCTCGACCAGGCGATCTCGGAGGTGGACGCGGCGCTGCGCCAGGCCGAGGACAGCCTGCGGCTCAACCCGCGGATCAGCGAGGGGCTGCTGTCCCGGCTGGTGCTGCGCACCGGACTGGACACGCTGGAGATCTGCGTGGTGGTGATCCGGGTGCTGGCCCGTTCGCTGACCGACCTGGCGAAGCGGCGCGAGCCCGGCGAGCGGCTGTTCCCACCGGACGTCGCGGTGGCGCTGGAGGAGCTGCTGACGCACGTCGGCGGGGCGATGGTCAGCTTCGCGGTGCTGGTGACCACCCAGGTGAGCCGCAACGCCGAGGAGGCGGAGCAGCGGCTGGCGGCCGAGCTGGCGGCGGCCCTGACGTGCCGGGAGAACGTCGCCCACCTGCTGTTGCGGAAGGTGCAGGAGCACCCGGAGGCATGGCAGCTGCACGGCGCGCTGCTGGCGGAGGTGGACCGGATCCTGGACGAGCTGGACCTGGAGCACCGCAGCCGGCGGCTGATGGAGGAGCTGGACCGGGCCTCGGTGGCGAGCCGGGAGCGGTTCTCGCGGTTCGCGGGGCTGCGCCGGTGGGTGCGGGGCGAGCGGCGGCGCCCGGCCGTAGAGGCCGGGCGCTGA
- a CDS encoding polyprenol monophosphomannose synthase: MVEASPKVVVVVPTYNERENLPVLAGLLAELPVPNLHLLVVDDNSPDGTGEIAEKLAAGSHGTVGVLHRTEKDGLGRAYLAGMARALNEGADVVVQMDADLSHPASVIPTMVQTLLTGDTAVVLGSRYVPGGSTASEWPWHRKALSAWANFYVNTILGLGVKDATAGFKAWRASTLRAIDLPTVQSNGYSFQVEMNYRVVRRGMTIREVPIRFEERVEGASKMSIGVQVESALAPWKLRLDRNR; the protein is encoded by the coding sequence ATGGTCGAGGCCTCCCCCAAGGTCGTTGTCGTCGTCCCCACGTACAACGAGCGGGAGAACCTTCCGGTCCTCGCGGGCCTGCTGGCGGAACTGCCAGTGCCGAACCTGCACCTGCTGGTCGTCGACGACAACTCGCCGGACGGCACCGGCGAGATAGCCGAGAAGCTGGCGGCGGGCTCGCACGGCACGGTCGGCGTGCTGCACCGCACCGAGAAGGACGGCCTCGGCCGGGCCTACCTCGCGGGCATGGCCCGGGCGCTGAACGAGGGCGCCGACGTGGTGGTGCAGATGGACGCCGACCTGTCGCACCCGGCCTCGGTGATACCCACGATGGTGCAGACCCTGCTCACCGGCGACACCGCCGTGGTGCTCGGCTCGCGCTACGTGCCCGGCGGTTCGACGGCCTCGGAGTGGCCGTGGCACCGCAAGGCGCTCTCCGCGTGGGCCAACTTCTACGTCAACACGATCCTCGGCCTCGGCGTCAAGGACGCCACCGCGGGCTTCAAGGCCTGGCGGGCGAGCACGCTGCGGGCGATCGACCTGCCGACCGTGCAGAGCAACGGCTACTCGTTCCAGGTCGAGATGAACTACCGCGTGGTCAGGCGCGGCATGACGATCCGCGAGGTGCCGATCCGCTTCGAGGAGCGGGTCGAGGGCGCGTCCAAGATGAGCATCGGCGTGCAGGTCGAGTCCGCGCTGGCGCCCTGGAAGCTGCGCCTGGACCGGAACCGGTAG
- a CDS encoding N,N-dimethylformamidase beta subunit family domain-containing protein — MTEPSRRGVLGLGLMAAAVTSCGTGRPAPATAPHPSPDTAGASPQRAGVKADEKPEQSLPGAADWEITNPGPAGAIEGFADRVSVLPGEPVGLHVSTPAAAFTVTAYRIGWYGGARARQVWRREHVPGTKQPAPHVDGATRTVLTGWQQTLAVDTAGWPEGAYLLRLDVEDGSGQRYVPLTVRSAITAGKTVVMAAPATWQAYNEWGGYSLYNGPTGGLATRSLKVTFDRPYEYDHGAGLFLVYEAPLVSLAERLGLPLAYTTGIDVAREPGLLHGAAAVLSLGHDEYWSPEQRANVVAARDAGTNLAILGANCCFRRVRFEPTELGPDRTVVCYKDAWAQDPGHRAGAPATTDFRVGPGADPESAMLGVIYDGYPVDAPYVVGSPDHWAFEGTGVTAGASFPHLVGVEYDKVETAFPTPRPIEVIAHSPVVCEGRRSHADTAYYTIPSGAGVFATGTMRWVETLDAHGPGGTSADHGVDARAGDLVRKVTENVLRTFAAGPAGHTRPAQDNLGAVYGVQ, encoded by the coding sequence GTGACGGAACCGAGTCGGCGGGGAGTTCTGGGCCTGGGCCTGATGGCAGCGGCCGTCACCTCCTGCGGCACCGGCCGGCCCGCACCGGCCACGGCCCCGCACCCGTCACCCGACACCGCCGGCGCGAGCCCGCAGCGGGCCGGCGTGAAGGCGGACGAGAAGCCGGAGCAGTCGCTCCCCGGCGCGGCCGACTGGGAGATCACCAACCCGGGCCCGGCCGGCGCGATCGAGGGCTTCGCCGACCGGGTCAGCGTGCTGCCGGGCGAACCGGTCGGCCTGCACGTCTCCACCCCGGCCGCCGCCTTCACCGTCACCGCCTACCGGATCGGCTGGTACGGCGGCGCCCGCGCCCGCCAGGTCTGGCGCCGCGAGCACGTGCCCGGCACGAAGCAGCCCGCGCCCCACGTGGACGGCGCGACCCGCACCGTCCTGACCGGCTGGCAGCAGACCCTCGCAGTGGACACGGCAGGCTGGCCCGAGGGCGCATACCTGCTGCGCCTCGACGTCGAGGACGGCTCGGGCCAGCGCTACGTCCCGCTCACCGTCCGCTCGGCCATCACCGCCGGGAAGACGGTGGTGATGGCCGCCCCGGCGACCTGGCAGGCGTACAACGAGTGGGGCGGGTACAGCCTCTACAACGGCCCGACCGGGGGCCTCGCCACCCGCTCGCTGAAGGTCACCTTCGACCGGCCCTACGAATACGACCACGGCGCCGGGCTGTTCCTGGTGTACGAGGCCCCGCTGGTCTCGCTCGCCGAACGGCTCGGCCTGCCGCTCGCGTACACCACCGGGATCGACGTGGCCCGCGAGCCGGGGCTGCTGCACGGCGCGGCCGCCGTCCTGTCGCTCGGGCACGACGAGTACTGGTCACCGGAGCAGCGCGCGAACGTGGTCGCGGCCCGGGACGCCGGGACCAACCTGGCGATCCTGGGCGCGAATTGCTGCTTCCGCCGGGTCCGGTTCGAGCCCACGGAGCTCGGCCCGGACCGGACGGTGGTCTGCTACAAGGACGCCTGGGCGCAGGACCCGGGCCACCGGGCGGGCGCTCCGGCGACCACCGACTTCCGGGTCGGGCCGGGCGCCGATCCGGAGAGCGCGATGCTCGGCGTGATCTACGACGGCTACCCGGTGGACGCCCCGTACGTGGTCGGCTCGCCCGACCACTGGGCGTTCGAGGGCACCGGGGTCACCGCCGGGGCGTCCTTCCCGCACCTGGTCGGCGTCGAGTACGACAAGGTGGAGACCGCCTTCCCCACCCCGCGCCCGATCGAGGTGATCGCCCACTCCCCCGTGGTCTGCGAGGGCCGCCGCTCACACGCCGACACCGCCTACTACACCATCCCGAGTGGCGCCGGGGTGTTCGCCACCGGAACGATGCGCTGGGTGGAGACACTCGACGCGCACGGCCCCGGGGGCACCAGCGCTGACCACGGCGTCGACGCCCGGGCCGGCGACCTGGTGCGCAAGGTCACCGAGAACGTCCTGCGCACCTTCGCCGCAGGCCCGGCCGGCCACACCCGCCCCGCCCAGGACAACCTCGGGGCCGTCTACGGCGTGCAGTAG
- a CDS encoding APC family permease: MAKQYPGPHAETPAAHKTAHWWRVMCLTGVDYFSTLGYQPGIAALAAGLLSPIATIVLVIVTLLGALPVYRRVAHESPHGEGSIAMLERLLSFWRGKLFVLALLGFAVTDFMITITLSAADASAHLVENPHLTSALSGRQVLITLILIALLGAVFLKGFGEAIGVAVVLVVIYLALNVVVVANGLWHVLKAPHVIGDWTDALTAAHGNAAAMIGVSLTVFPKLALGLSGFETGVAVMPHIEGDPDDTEENPTGRIRGTRHLLTTAAVIMSIFLITTSFITTLLIPPEDFKTGGPANGRALAYLAHQNLGSAFGSVYDLSTIAILWFAGASAMAGMLNLLPRYLPRYGMVPAWARALRPMVIVLTLVGFLITWIFDANVDAQGGAYATGVLVLITSAAIAVTIAAHKAGQSRWTAGFAAISAVFIYTTAVNIGERPDGVKIGACFIGAIVLVSFLSRLKRSFELRVTDVVLDDVAERFVRDYMHRPLRLIANEPNSRDLAEYRDKMRQIRADNDIPAEDDLVFVEVTVLDPSDFEAELSVHGEVMHDRYRVLALQSSSVPNALAALLLRVRDLTGQQPHIYFEWTEGNPFAQFLRFFLFGQGEIAPVTREVLREAEPDRSRRPAVHVG, from the coding sequence ATGGCCAAGCAGTACCCGGGCCCGCACGCCGAGACACCCGCCGCACACAAGACCGCGCACTGGTGGCGCGTGATGTGCCTGACCGGTGTCGACTACTTCTCGACCCTCGGCTACCAGCCCGGCATCGCCGCGCTCGCGGCCGGACTGCTGTCGCCGATCGCGACGATCGTGCTGGTGATCGTCACCCTGCTGGGCGCGCTGCCGGTCTACCGGCGGGTGGCCCACGAGAGCCCGCACGGCGAGGGCTCGATCGCCATGCTGGAGCGGCTGCTGTCGTTCTGGCGGGGCAAGCTCTTCGTGCTGGCGCTGCTCGGTTTCGCGGTCACCGACTTCATGATCACCATCACCCTGTCGGCCGCCGACGCCAGCGCGCACCTGGTGGAGAACCCGCACCTGACCAGTGCCCTCAGCGGCAGGCAGGTGCTGATCACGCTGATCCTGATCGCCCTGCTCGGCGCCGTCTTCCTCAAGGGCTTCGGCGAGGCGATCGGCGTGGCCGTCGTCCTGGTCGTCATCTACCTCGCGCTCAACGTCGTCGTCGTGGCCAACGGCCTCTGGCACGTCCTCAAGGCCCCGCACGTGATCGGAGACTGGACCGACGCGCTCACCGCCGCGCACGGCAACGCGGCCGCGATGATCGGCGTCTCCCTGACCGTCTTCCCGAAGCTCGCGCTGGGTCTGTCCGGCTTCGAGACGGGCGTCGCCGTGATGCCGCACATCGAGGGCGACCCGGACGACACCGAGGAGAACCCCACCGGCCGCATCCGCGGCACCCGCCACCTGCTCACCACCGCCGCCGTGATCATGAGCATCTTCCTGATCACCACCAGCTTCATCACCACCCTGCTGATCCCCCCCGAGGACTTCAAGACCGGAGGCCCGGCCAACGGCCGCGCCCTCGCCTACCTCGCGCACCAGAACCTCGGCAGCGCCTTCGGCAGCGTCTACGACCTGTCCACCATCGCCATCCTCTGGTTCGCCGGCGCCTCCGCCATGGCGGGCATGCTCAACCTGCTGCCGCGCTACCTGCCGCGCTACGGCATGGTCCCGGCCTGGGCGCGGGCGCTGCGGCCGATGGTGATCGTCCTGACCCTGGTCGGGTTCCTGATCACCTGGATCTTCGACGCCAACGTCGACGCCCAGGGCGGCGCCTACGCCACCGGTGTGCTGGTACTGATCACCTCGGCCGCCATCGCCGTCACCATCGCCGCCCACAAGGCGGGGCAGTCGCGTTGGACGGCCGGATTCGCGGCGATCTCCGCCGTGTTCATCTACACGACGGCGGTGAACATCGGCGAGCGGCCGGACGGTGTCAAGATCGGCGCCTGCTTCATCGGCGCCATCGTGCTCGTCTCCTTCCTCTCCCGGCTCAAGCGCTCCTTCGAACTGCGGGTCACCGACGTGGTCCTGGACGACGTCGCCGAACGGTTCGTCCGGGACTACATGCACCGCCCGCTGCGGCTGATCGCCAACGAGCCGAACAGCCGGGACCTCGCCGAGTACCGCGACAAGATGCGGCAGATCCGGGCCGACAACGACATCCCGGCCGAGGACGACCTGGTCTTCGTCGAGGTCACCGTGCTCGACCCGTCCGACTTCGAGGCCGAACTGAGCGTCCACGGCGAGGTGATGCACGACCGTTACCGGGTGCTGGCGCTGCAGAGCTCCAGCGTGCCGAACGCGCTGGCCGCGCTGCTGCTGCGGGTCCGCGACCTCACCGGGCAGCAGCCGCACATCTACTTCGAGTGGACGGAGGGCAACCCCTTCGCCCAGTTCCTGCGGTTCTTCCTGTTCGGCCAGGGTGAGATCGCGCCGGTCACCCGCGAGGTGCTGCGGGAGGCGGAGCCCGACCGCTCGCGGCGGCCGGCCGTGCACGTGGGCTGA
- a CDS encoding ABC transporter ATP-binding protein, whose amino-acid sequence MAELVLDGLTKHYPDGGVAVRDVDLTVGDGEFVILVGPSGCGKSTTLNMIAGLEDITAGTLRIGGRVVNDLAPKERDIAMVFQSYALYPHMTVRQNMGFALRLAGVDRAEIARKVEEAARVLDLTDHLERRPAQLSGGQRQRVAMGRAIVRAPKAFLMDEPLSNLDARLRVQMRTQIARLQRRLGTTTLYVTHDQVEAMTLGDRVVVMRDGVVQQVGAPQELYDHPVNLFVAGFIGSPAMNVLDATLEQGALHTALGELPLADRLRRQLERAGAPRRVAVGIRPEHFEDAALLAHPRGGRTVTVGVEVLESVGSDVFAHFTLDGQGEAVARIGTDTRAVEGRPLELWVDTDRLHVFDPATGSALTDSRR is encoded by the coding sequence ATGGCCGAGCTCGTCCTCGACGGACTCACCAAGCACTACCCGGACGGCGGGGTCGCCGTCCGGGACGTCGACCTGACCGTCGGGGACGGGGAGTTCGTGATCCTGGTCGGCCCGTCCGGGTGCGGAAAGTCCACCACCCTCAACATGATCGCCGGCCTGGAGGACATCACCGCGGGCACCCTGCGGATCGGCGGCCGGGTGGTCAACGACCTCGCCCCGAAGGAGCGGGACATCGCCATGGTGTTCCAGAGCTACGCGCTCTACCCGCACATGACGGTCCGTCAGAACATGGGCTTCGCCCTGCGGCTGGCCGGGGTGGACCGGGCGGAGATCGCCCGCAAGGTCGAGGAGGCCGCGCGCGTCCTGGACCTCACCGACCACCTGGAGCGCCGCCCCGCGCAGCTCTCCGGCGGCCAGCGTCAGCGGGTCGCGATGGGCCGGGCGATCGTCCGCGCCCCGAAGGCCTTCCTGATGGACGAACCGCTGTCCAACCTGGACGCCCGGCTGCGGGTCCAGATGCGCACCCAGATCGCCCGGCTCCAGCGCCGCCTGGGCACCACCACCCTCTACGTCACCCACGACCAGGTCGAGGCGATGACCCTCGGCGACCGGGTGGTGGTGATGCGCGACGGCGTCGTCCAGCAGGTCGGTGCACCGCAGGAGTTGTACGACCACCCGGTGAACCTGTTCGTTGCCGGGTTCATCGGATCCCCGGCGATGAACGTCCTGGACGCCACGCTGGAACAGGGCGCGCTGCACACCGCGCTGGGCGAACTGCCGCTGGCGGACCGGCTGCGACGGCAGCTGGAGCGGGCCGGCGCGCCGCGGCGGGTCGCCGTGGGCATCCGCCCGGAGCACTTCGAGGACGCGGCACTCCTGGCACACCCGCGCGGCGGGCGGACGGTGACGGTGGGCGTCGAGGTGCTGGAGTCGGTCGGCTCGGACGTGTTCGCGCACTTCACGCTCGACGGCCAAGGCGAGGCCGTCGCCCGGATCGGCACCGACACCCGGGCCGTGGAGGGCCGCCCACTGGAGCTGTGGGTGGACACCGACCGGCTGCACGTCTTCGATCCGGCCACGGGCTCCGCGCTCACCGACTCACGCCGCTGA
- a CDS encoding carbohydrate ABC transporter permease, with the protein MKPATRTRARWTAVNLVVVLYALFPVWWIAALSFKDPSTLTDGNFVPRRWTLENYRGIFRTTEFTRALLNSVGIALIATTVAVVLGTMAAYAVARLRFPGKRLLIGMSLLIAMFPPISLVSPLFDIERALSLFDTWPGLIIPYMTFSLPLAIYTLSAFFREIPWDLEKAARVDGATPWQAFRLVIAPLAAPGVFTTGILVFIFCWNDFLFAISLTSTRAARTVPAAIAFFTGSSQFQQPTGSIAAAAMVITVPIVVFVLLFQRRIVAGLTAGAVKG; encoded by the coding sequence GTGAAACCCGCCACGCGGACCCGCGCACGCTGGACGGCCGTCAATCTCGTCGTGGTGCTCTACGCGCTGTTCCCGGTCTGGTGGATCGCCGCGCTCTCCTTCAAGGACCCGAGCACCCTCACCGACGGCAACTTCGTGCCCCGCCGCTGGACGCTGGAGAACTACCGCGGCATCTTCCGGACCACCGAGTTCACGCGCGCACTGCTCAACTCCGTCGGCATCGCCCTCATCGCCACCACCGTCGCCGTCGTGCTCGGCACCATGGCCGCCTACGCCGTCGCCCGGCTGCGTTTCCCCGGGAAGCGGCTGCTGATCGGCATGTCGCTGCTGATCGCGATGTTCCCGCCGATCTCGCTGGTCTCCCCGCTGTTCGACATCGAGCGGGCGCTGAGCCTGTTCGACACCTGGCCGGGCCTGATCATCCCGTACATGACCTTCTCCCTCCCGCTGGCGATCTACACCCTGTCGGCCTTCTTCCGGGAGATCCCGTGGGACCTGGAGAAGGCCGCCCGGGTGGACGGCGCCACGCCCTGGCAGGCGTTCCGGCTGGTCATCGCCCCGCTGGCGGCGCCCGGCGTGTTCACCACCGGGATCCTGGTGTTCATCTTCTGCTGGAACGACTTCCTGTTCGCGATCTCGCTCACCTCCACCCGGGCGGCGCGGACCGTCCCGGCGGCGATCGCGTTCTTCACCGGCAGTTCGCAGTTCCAGCAGCCGACCGGCTCGATCGCCGCGGCGGCCATGGTGATCACCGTGCCGATCGTGGTCTTCGTGCTGCTGTTCCAACGCCGCATCGTGGCCGGCCTGACCGCCGGCGCAGTGAAGGGGTGA
- a CDS encoding carbohydrate ABC transporter permease — MTVTAEIPTRAKISEGSRQERRLGWLLCAPAVLVMTAVTAYPIGYAVYLSLQRYDLRFPQRARFVWFDNYAAVLSSSYWWQALWVTVLITAVSVTIELVLGLALALVMHRTILWRGAVRTSVLVPYGIVTVVAAYSWQYAWTPGTGYLAGLLPPGSAPLTDHWQAIGLIILAEVWKTTPFMALLLLAGLALVPEETVRAAQVDGAGFWQRLRLVVLPLMKPAILVALLFRTLDAFRVFDDIYVLTGGSNNTGSVSILGYDNLFTALNLGIGSAISVLIFLCVAAIALVFVKVFGAAAPGGEGDRR; from the coding sequence GTGACCGTCACCGCCGAAATCCCGACCCGCGCGAAGATCTCCGAGGGCTCCCGGCAGGAGCGCCGCCTCGGCTGGCTGCTCTGCGCCCCGGCCGTCCTGGTGATGACGGCGGTGACGGCCTACCCGATCGGCTACGCCGTCTACCTCTCCCTCCAGCGCTACGACCTGCGCTTCCCGCAGCGCGCCCGGTTCGTCTGGTTCGACAACTACGCGGCCGTGCTGTCGAGTTCGTACTGGTGGCAGGCGCTCTGGGTGACCGTCCTGATCACGGCGGTCTCGGTGACGATCGAGCTGGTGCTCGGCCTGGCGCTCGCCCTGGTGATGCACCGGACGATCCTGTGGCGCGGCGCCGTCCGCACCTCCGTGCTGGTGCCGTACGGCATCGTGACGGTGGTCGCCGCGTACTCCTGGCAGTACGCGTGGACGCCCGGCACCGGCTACCTGGCCGGCCTCCTGCCGCCGGGCAGCGCGCCGCTCACCGACCACTGGCAGGCGATCGGGCTGATCATCCTGGCCGAGGTGTGGAAGACCACGCCGTTCATGGCGCTCCTGCTGCTGGCCGGTCTGGCCCTGGTGCCCGAGGAGACGGTCCGGGCCGCTCAGGTGGACGGCGCCGGCTTCTGGCAGCGGCTGCGCCTGGTGGTGCTGCCGCTGATGAAGCCCGCGATCCTGGTGGCCCTGCTGTTCCGGACGCTCGACGCGTTCCGCGTGTTCGACGACATCTACGTGCTCACCGGCGGTTCGAACAACACCGGCTCGGTCTCCATCCTCGGGTACGACAACCTGTTCACCGCGCTGAACCTCGGCATCGGGTCGGCGATCTCGGTACTGATCTTCCTCTGCGTGGCGGCGATCGCGCTCGTCTTCGTCAAGGTGTTCGGCGCCGCGGCGCCCGGCGGCGAGGGTGACCGCCGGTGA
- a CDS encoding ABC transporter substrate-binding protein, translating into MPKRRSPRARPAALVLTLALALTACGSGGSGAGPTTLDWYNFPDDSGALQQAADTCGQASGGRYAIRYNKLPRTADGQRQQLVRRLAAHDAGVDIMGLDVTWAPEFAEAGWIREWTGAQKEQVTADTLPAALRTATWKDRLYAAPYNSNTQLLWYRDDLTPSPPRTWAELLAQADALAKDGKPHDIEVQGAQYEGLTVWFNTLVGSAGGAVLTTDATAPALGAPAVTAAGIIRELARSAAADPSLANQMEDQNRLALESGTAAFEVNYPFVYPAMKADRPDLFAHFRWAPYPAVTPDRPAAVTIGGIDLAVGAYSRHPDLAREATLCLRNRDNQLVNALRGGLPPSLRSLYTAPELTADYPFAAEVLAALESASLRPQTPAYQNVSIAIAHALSPPSAVDPEHTVAALHGQIGDALGSKGLIP; encoded by the coding sequence ATGCCGAAACGCCGTAGCCCACGCGCCCGGCCGGCCGCGCTCGTGCTCACACTCGCGCTGGCGCTCACCGCGTGCGGGAGCGGCGGAAGCGGCGCGGGCCCGACGACACTCGACTGGTACAACTTCCCGGACGACTCCGGCGCCCTCCAGCAGGCCGCGGACACCTGCGGGCAGGCCTCGGGCGGGCGGTACGCGATCCGGTACAACAAGCTGCCGCGCACCGCCGACGGCCAGCGCCAGCAGCTGGTGCGCAGGCTCGCCGCGCACGACGCGGGCGTGGACATCATGGGGCTGGACGTCACCTGGGCACCGGAGTTCGCGGAGGCCGGCTGGATCCGCGAATGGACGGGGGCGCAGAAGGAACAGGTCACGGCGGACACCCTGCCCGCCGCCCTCAGGACCGCCACCTGGAAGGACCGGCTGTACGCCGCGCCGTACAACTCCAACACCCAACTCCTCTGGTACCGCGACGACCTGACCCCCTCCCCGCCCCGCACCTGGGCAGAACTGCTCGCGCAGGCGGACGCGCTCGCGAAGGACGGCAAGCCGCACGACATCGAGGTCCAAGGGGCTCAGTACGAGGGCCTGACGGTCTGGTTCAACACCCTGGTCGGCAGCGCGGGCGGCGCGGTCCTGACAACCGACGCCACCGCGCCAGCGCTCGGCGCGCCCGCCGTCACCGCTGCCGGGATCATCCGGGAGCTGGCGCGCTCCGCTGCCGCCGACCCCTCGCTCGCCAACCAGATGGAGGACCAGAACCGGCTCGCGCTGGAGTCGGGCACGGCCGCCTTCGAGGTCAACTACCCGTTCGTCTACCCGGCGATGAAGGCCGACCGGCCCGACCTGTTCGCGCACTTCCGGTGGGCGCCCTACCCGGCCGTGACGCCCGACCGGCCGGCCGCCGTCACGATCGGCGGGATCGATCTCGCCGTCGGCGCGTACAGCCGGCACCCCGACCTCGCCCGCGAGGCGACACTCTGCCTGCGCAACCGCGACAACCAGCTGGTCAACGCGCTCCGTGGCGGCCTCCCGCCGTCCCTGCGGAGCCTGTACACGGCCCCCGAGCTGACGGCCGACTACCCCTTCGCCGCCGAGGTGCTCGCCGCCCTCGAATCCGCCTCGCTCCGCCCGCAGACGCCCGCCTACCAGAACGTCTCGATCGCGATCGCACACGCGCTCTCCCCGCCCTCGGCGGTGGATCCGGAACACACGGTCGCCGCCCTGCACGGCCAGATCGGGGACGCACTCGGCTCGAAGGGGCTGATCCCGTGA